A window of Macaca mulatta isolate MMU2019108-1 chromosome 7, T2T-MMU8v2.0, whole genome shotgun sequence genomic DNA:
gcctaagcctgggaggttgaggctgtagtgagctatgattgcaccactgcactccagcctggataacacagtgagacacccgtcttaaacaaacaaacaaacaaatactatGCATAAAACTGCAAGGCTCAAGAAACAACAGTTTGAAGTAGTTAGATGTGTGTGTTCTTTGATTTTCATGTCTCatctattctgtttttttttgttttgtttttttttttaagagatgaggtattgctctgttgcccaagctggtattgggctcctcctgggctcaagcaatctcctgcctaggcctctctctgaacagctggaactacaggcatgcaccactgcacccagcaactGGGGTAGTGTTTGactagtctttttaaaaaatatgttaatatctTGGCAAAAAGTATATTTATACTGTTCTCTAACCTTTTTTCATCAGTTTCATGGTAAAATGCTCATCATATATTCTTCTGCTATATAACTTTAAACGGTTACGCTGCTTTCCTTTATGACATCACAATTAAACCGGTTAAACCAAATTCATATTGCTaacttgtttctaatttttctctattaaaatgATATGATAAGCATCCTTGTAGCCAAATATTTACACAATTCATGAAGCTTTACTTAAAAGAAATTCCTagacatggaactgtgagtcagagAGAATggatcttttatatatttttgcataGATTGCCATGAAAAGGTCATACCAGTTTATACATCCACCAATATATGAGTTTCTTTTCCAAATCTTCTTCAACATCCTGTGAGAGACAGTCAAAGCATAGCTGTTCAGAGCCCAGGCTTGAGAATCAGATTTCAAAGGTATGAATCCTCTCcgtttttctttatcctttctttcttttttttttttttgagatggagtctcgctctgtcgcccaggctggagtgcattggcgcgatcttggctcactgcaagctctgcctcccgggttcacgccgttctcctgcctcaccctcccgagtagctgggactacaggtgcctgccaccacgcccggctaattttttgtatttcttttttttcaatagagatggggtttcaccgtgttagccagaatgatgttgatctcctgacctcatgatccgcctgcctcggcctcccaaagtgctgggtttacaggcgtgagccaccccgcctggccccttttgctttttagagacagggtcttgctgtgttgtccaggttggtctcaaactcctggccttaagcaatcctgccacctcagcctccaagtaaaCTGGAattgcaggcaggagccaccttgcccaatttccactttctttttctttttttttttttttttgagacggagtctcgctctgtcacccaggctggagtgcagtggccagatctcagctcactgcaacgctcccgggtttacgccattttcctgcctcagcctcccgagtagctgggattacaggcacccaccacctcgcctggctagttttttgtatgttttagtagagacggggtttcactgtgttagccaggatggtctcgatctcctgacctcgtgatctgcccgtctcggcctcccaaagtgctgggattacaggcttgagccaccccgccgGCCAATttccactttctagctgtgttaTCTTCAGAAAATTAGTTATATTATCTGGGCCTTAATTTACTAATAGGGTTCTTGTAAGTATTAACAATTAGTTACTATTGACAGGTGAAGAAGGTGGGCCTCTGGGTTGggaggacttggagaacttcgctgtctagctaaaggattgtaaatgcaccaatcagcactctgtctctagctaaaggtttgtaaacacaccaatcagcacttggtaaaaaacggaccaatcagcactctgtaaaatggaccaataagaactctgtaaaacggaccagtCAGCGCTCTGGAAAACgggccaatcagcaggatgtgggcagggccaaataagggaataaaagcttgCCCTGTCACCACCATTGGTTTGCCCAGCTAGCAGTGCCAAACAGAGTGGGTTTTCTTCTTTGCTGTGGGGTCCTTTTGCTCTTACACGGTAAATCTTGCTCTTGCTCACTCTTGGGTTCGTACTGCGTTTAAAAGCTGTaacaccacgaaggtctgcagcttcattcctgaagccagtgagactacgaacccactgggaggaacaaacaactctggagTGCCCTGCCTTTATGAGCTcttaacactcactgtgaaggtctgtggctttactcctgaagtcagcgagatcACCAACCCACTAGAAGGAAGAAACTcgggacacatctgaacatcggAAGGAACAagctccggacacaccatctttaagaactgtaacattcACTGCGAGGGTTTGcaacttcattcttgaagtcagcgagaccaggaacccactggaaggaaccaattccggacacactaTTATTTACTTTCTTTAGTTCCTGAGACTTCTGTGCACCGAATATACTTGGTGTGCCACAGAACCTATACAAAGGTAATTAGAACAAACAGGAAATTGTAAGATTAATGACATGGGACATGAGCATTTGGAATGAGATATAAAAGGCTTAACTTGAGGACAGCTGTATTAGAAGCAGAGGCAAACAGGTTTTGTGGGTGTGAAGCTTATGCATTTATAGGTTTCTCTAATTACAAAGATGGGAAATTATAAAATCAGGTACAAGGGCTTGGGAGGGGTCTAAAGCTAAGTTTGatggaaaaaaaaccaaacaaccctcTGGTTGGAACCAATAGCttatgaaaaagtagaaaaaagccCGATGCATGGGGAGCGCCAGTAATCCCTTGAggtatttgagaggctgaggcaggaagatggcttgagcccaggagtttggggcttgTAAGTGTGCAGTGATGGTAAACCGCCGCTGTACTCCAGGCTGGCAAagtagtgagactctgtcttttttttttttttttttttttttgagacggagtctctctctgtcgcccaggttggagtgcggtgacgcgaccttggctcactgcaagccccgcctcctgggttcacgccattctcctgcctcagcctcccgagtagttgggactacaggcgcccgccaccacgcccggctaatttttttgtgtttttattagagatggggtttcaccgtgttagccaggatggtctcgatctcctgaccccgtgatccgcctgcctcggcctcccaaagtgctgggattacaggcgtgtgccaccgcgcccggccgaccctggttttttttttttttttttttttttcctttcttttttttaaaaaaagttgacTGATTGGAACAAAAATGAGAAACCAGTGTAAGAAGATAATAACTActggccgagcgcagtggctcacgcctgaaaatcccagcactttgggaggctgaggtgggcggatcacaaagtcaggagttcgagaaatAACTATTACCTCATTTGACTATTTTTACACCTGTAAGGAATGAAGCTCAGAGGTCACACAGGAAGAAGCCAGCACCCTTCGGTGTGGGATTGATGTGGAGGATAGGCATATACAGAGAACACACAAGCAAAACACCATGGTGCAGATTTTGACAGAAAAGCTCTATGATTAGTAATGAGTGTGAATTATTCAACAAAGTGATCAAAACCAACTTCAGTCCTGCATTCCTCTTCGCCATCAGGAGTTTGGCGCCTCGAGACTGCCCATTCCGCCGGCCAGCAAGCTTCTGAAAAGCAAAACTAGGAAGTTGCTTTCCAACATAAAGTGGAGGTTTCAACACAGCCGACTTTAAGCAAGTTCAAGTGTGTCTGTATTTGTTCGGGCTGATAGGCTGGACTCCGGCCTTCCCAGCTCAGGTTAGCAGACTCCTGTGCCCTAGTGGGCGCTTAGCTTGCGACGGTAGCCTTAGATGATCTCTAACAAGCTTCTTTCTCCCCACCTCCGTTCACTTGTTGCCAGGTCAAATTCAAAATGGCCTCATCTCCTGCTGTCCTTCGAGCGTCCCGGCTGTACCCATGGAGCCTGAAGAGTTGGGCGCAGTTGCTGAGGTCTCCACAGATGAAGCAGGTTGGCCGGATCATTAGGGTTCCTGCTCGGATGGCGGCGACGCTGATCCTGGAGCCCGCCGGCCGCTGCTGCTGGGACGAGCCGGTGCGAATCGCGGTGCGCGGCCTAGCTCCGGAGCAGCCGGTCACGCTGCGCGCGTCCCTGCGAGACGAGAAGGGCGCGCTTTTCCAGGCCCACGCGCGCTACCGCGCCGACGCCCACGGCGAGCTGGACCTGGAGCGCGCGCCCGCACTGGGCGGCAGCTTCGCGGGGCTTGAGCCCATGGGGCTGCTCTGGGCCTTGGAGCCCGAGAAACCCTTGCTGCGGCTGGTCAAGCGCGACGTGCGAACGCCCTTGGCGGTGGAGCTGGAGGTGCTGGAGGGCCACGACCCCGAGCCTGGGCGGCTGCTGTGCCGGGCGCGGCACGAGCGCGACTTCCTCCCGCCAGGGGTGCGGCGCGAGTCGGTGCGCGCGGGCCGGGTGCGCGGGACTCTTTTCCTACCGCCAGGTGAGTCACCTCTGCTAATACTTCCCGTCTGCCCAACCCTGTTCCTGTGcttttcactgtgtgtgtgtgtgtgtgtgtgtgtgtgttcgctcttttcactttgtgtctctcccctcccccacacaccgtgtgtgtgtgtgtgtgtgttcgctCTTTTCACTTTGTTTGTGTCTCTCACCTCCCCCACACACCCTCGGACTAtattgcccaggcgggtcttgaactcttggtcttggtctcaagctatcctcccacctctgcctccctaagagctgggattacagggtgagccaccgcgcccggccctctgaGGGGAGTTacacttacttttttattttttattttttcgtgCCTGCGCTTTTCACACGGAGAAAGGATGTGGCTTCCAACATTCCGAAGGTTAGTGTGAGGAGACAGGAATGGAATGGAAGGCTGGTTGGGGACGTGCCTCTGCCACTCCAAAACTGAGAGGTCCCTCAACCTAGTGTTCAGTTAAAAGACATTGTaagggcggggcgcggtggctcaggcctataatcccagcactttgggaggcccaggtgggcgggtCATGAGATGAAgaggccatcctggctaccaccgtgaaacccggtctttactgaaaatacaaaaaattagccgggcgtggtagcgggagcctgtagtcccagctactcaggaggctgaggcaggagaatgacttgaacccgggaggcagagtttgcagtgagccgagatcgcgccactgtactccagcctgggtggcagagcaagactctgtctcaaaaaacaaacaaaaaacaacaacaacaacaaaaattgtaaggaaagggaaaagacacttacaatattaaaaacaaacaagaaaacaaacaaacaaaaaaaccaggccGTGcctggtggctaacacctgtagcactttgggaggctgaggcaggcggatcacctgaggtcaggagttcaagaccagcctggccaacgtggtgaaaaccctgtctttactaaaaatacaaaaattagccaggcgtggtagtgcaacacctgtagtcccagccagtcaggagactgaggcgggagaatcgctggaacccgggaggcagaggttgcagtgaaccaagatcacaccattgtactccagcctgggggacaaagagtgaatctccatctaaaaaaaaacaaaaacaaccacaaccaccaaaaaaaagggtagtttcaattttttaatgttcttatgTATTGACCAggaagccactttttttttttttttaaacaaaaaattccGACTGGTTTTCTCACTGTATTTCCATGGCAGCCAGGAGGTGCCAGGTGGCTGGGCCTGTGAGGGCACGGAGGTTACggtgcctgcctgcctgcccttgCTCCAGCTGCAGATGCTGCCCCCTGCAGGGCCTGTTCGTTCCTGCTGCCTAGCTCCCCGCTGCCTGTCTATGATCTCCCCACTGTTGTCACTCCAGGAGGGCAGCCACCACCTTGTGCAGGGTAGGACCAGGTACTGATTGTGGCCTCTCCTCTTGGCCTCGAATGGTATGGTTGTCATCAGTGAGCAAGTCCCCAAAGACCACGGTCTTGTCCGTTGTCAGGATGATTTGCTCCACAAGCTGGGGCTCCAGGTGCTGCTCTACCCAGCGGTGCTTCTCACGCACACAGTGGTCATACTTGGGCAGGGGCTGGTGCAGTATGTAGACCTCTGTGTTTTGCATGTGCTTCATCTCTCGCAAGGCCCTCCGTGATTGGGCTCCGCGTCTAGGGAAAAGCCTAGGGCTTCACACCCATGGGCCTCTTTATCCACCAGGTCGGGCAGCAGGGTGCGGTACTGCTTCCAGACCAGGAAGCTGCGGCGCTGCTGCAGTGTCACAGGCAGCTCCCTGAGGAGGGACGGCTGAAGCCCCGCAGGAGGCCGTCTGGAAGCTGCCAGCACGCGGTCCCTGTCCATCAGCACACGCCTGGGCTGTGCTCATGGCTGCTGGGGCACTGGGGTTTCTCGGGATCCTAGGGACATGGGGCCCACAAATGCTCTTTTAAAAGTTTCtcatttttgcaacttttctttcAACTCCCACAGTATGTTCAGGTTTATGTAAATTAGCATTTACAACAGGAAGGCCTCTTGCTGTCCAATGGAAATTTGAGGTTACTGGATACTTTTATTACATAAAGAGCAATCAGCCAATGTAGAAATGAAATGATGCTTATCCTTattaataatcaaagaaatgcaaaataaaacaacagagtACATTTCACACCCTCAGAGGTGGCAGACTTTTAGAAGCCAGCATTACCAATTGCTGACCAGTGTGTGGAGGAAAGGAAACTCCACGCTGCTAGAAGGAGTGAACATGTTCATCTACTCTGGGAAACAATGTGTCTTAACTTACACAGTTAAGTATCTTATTCTACTGGTACATGTGCACCAGGAGGCATATTCCTTATGAGAGGAAAGCCATTGCAGATGAGCAGTCtgggttaatttaaaaaaagagcaaagccaactggaagcagcccaaatgtccatcaacaatagAACAGATTAATAAACTGAAGTATATTTCCAGCAGTCAAAGTGATTGAACTACAGCTACAAGAATCAACATCTATCaagatatacaaaataaaaggaaaaaaagaacatggatgaatctccAAACCACTGTTGAGTGAAACAGTCAAACCCTAGGAGAACACATTCAGTGTCATTCCAtttagataaaattcaaaaaataggcaaaataaaatattaaggtaCATATCTAAGTGTTAATACTATAAAAACCAAGAGAGTGATACACAGAAAGTCCAGGATACTGGAAAGTGAGGAAAGGGCACAGGGGGTAGGGGGTCTGTGGGACTTTGATGGCTTGAGGGTATCAGCACTGAACTGTTTCTTGAAGTGTTGCCCATAAGgtgtttacattctttttttttttttttctcttgagacagcaTCTggctctttcccccaggctggagtgcagtggtgcaatcttagctcactgcaacctctgcctcccgggttcaagtgattctcctccctcagcctcccgagtagctgggattacaggtgcccgccaccacacccggttaatttttgtatttctagtagagacggtttcatcatgttggccaggctggtctcgaattcctgatctcaggtgacccacccgtctcagccttccaaagggctgggattacaggagtgagccactgcacccggcctgcattatttatttttcttgtgtgaaATACAAACCTTTAAATGGTAAAAATATTCAGTGGGTGGAGTCATTTGGAATGAGTACCGTTTTGAGTCTGTCTCCGTTGAATAAGTGCATTCTGTTGAGTGCACTGGAGAGGCATTTGTGTCTTGTACGTAGCAGTCTTTCTTGCTGTTTCTTGGTGGCGCACCATTAAATGGATTCATTCACCAGTCAAAGGACATATGGGTTGTTTCCGGTCTTTGGCTATAATGAGTAAAGTCACTATCAACACTTGCCAGAAGTTTCTGGACGAACACAGGTTTTCATTTCTCGTGGGAATAtaacctaggagtgggattgctgggtcacatgtaTGGTAAGTGTGTATTTAACTTGATAAGAAACCATCCAGCTGTTTCAGGAATAGCTTAGCTttgcgttttgttttgtttcttcccaAGAACCTGGGCCCTTTCCTGGGATTGTGGACATGTTCGGAACTGGAGGTGGCCTGCTGGAGTATCGGGCTAGTCTGCTGGCTGGGAAGGGTTTTGCTGTGCTGGCTCTGGCTTATTATAACTATGAAGACCTCCCCAAGACCATGGACATCCTCCATCTGGAGTACTTTGAAGAAGCCGTGAACTACTTGCTCAGTCATCCTGAGGTTAGTTCTTCTCTCAGATTTACGGGCTATGATGTATCAGGTCTCTTCTTGAATGGTCTGCGTGTTCACAGAAGTTGGCCCATTCATGGCAGCCATTCCCTACCCCAACACACACTACCTTTTTaagtcacttctttttttttttttttttttttttgagacggagtctcgctctgtagcccaggctggagtgcagtggccggatcccagctcactgcaagctccgcctcccaggttcacgccattctcctgcctcagcctcccgagtagctgggactacaggcgcccgccacctcacctggctagttttttgtatgttttttagtagagacggggtttcaccgtgttagccaggatggtctcaatctcccgaccttgtgcgccgcccgtctcggcctcccaaagtgctgggattacagacttgagccaccgcgcccggccttaagtcACTTcttacagtttctttcttttttttttttgagatggagtctcactctgttgccagactggagtccagtgttgtgatcttggcttactgcagcctccacatcccaagttcaagtgattcttgtgcctcagcttcccgagtagctgggattacaggcacctgccaccatcccagctaatttttgtgttgttagtagaagtggggtttcacaatgttggtcaggctggtcttgaactcctgacttcaaatgatccacccgccttggcctcccaaagtgctggattacaggcatgagcccctatgcctggcctaatttttgtatttttttttttttttagtagagatgggattttgccgtgttggccaggctggtctcaaactcctgacctcaagtgatctgcccacctcggcctcccagagtgctggaattacaggtgtgagccaccacacttggcctcttAAAGACAGTTTCTATGCAATTCTATGTTACTATATTTTCTGCTAATGAATATACTCATAGTTGGtattacacaattttaaattccagtatgtttttttttctttttttttttttttttgagatggagtcttgctatgtcacctaggctggagtgcaatggcatgatctaggcttactgcaacctgcacctcccgggttcaattgattctcctgccgcaggctcccgagtagctgggactacaggtgcatgccactactgcctggctaatttttgtatttgtagtagagacggggtttcaccatgttggccaggctggtctcaaactcctgacctcaagtgatccacccgcctcagcctcccaaagtgttgggattacaggcgtgagccaccacacccggtcatgAGATGATGTACTTGTTGATGATGACTCAGTTTAGTTATGACAGTGGGAATGGGTGGCTCaggtgggagagagaaaaacatcATGGGAGATACGAGATTAAGGAACTGAGAAACCGGAGTGGTTGATAGATCTTCCACATGGTTATCACCAAGAGTGGTGATGGAGAAATTATGGAAAGGAAGAGATAGAGTGGGGGTAAATTCCCAAAGCTGCAAATCTGGGTAAATGGTAGAACCCAGATTCAGACTCAGGTTCAAGTAACTTCCAGGGTGGGCACAACTCACTGTGTTTCACTGTTTGTGGAgtcattcttctttttccttgtcCCTTTCTCAGGTAAAAGGTCCAGGAGTTGGGCTGCTTGGAGTTTCCAAAGGGGGTGAGCTCTGCCTTTCCATGGCCTCTTTCCTGAAGGGCATCACGGCTG
This region includes:
- the ACOT2 gene encoding acyl-coenzyme A thioesterase 2, mitochondrial; its protein translation is MASSPAVLRASRLYPWSLKSWAQLLRSPQMKQVGRIIRVPARMAATLILEPAGRCCWDEPVRIAVRGLAPEQPVTLRASLRDEKGALFQAHARYRADAHGELDLERAPALGGSFAGLEPMGLLWALEPEKPLLRLVKRDVRTPLAVELEVLEGHDPEPGRLLCRARHERDFLPPGVRRESVRAGRVRGTLFLPPEPGPFPGIVDMFGTGGGLLEYRASLLAGKGFAVLALAYYNYEDLPKTMDILHLEYFEEAVNYLLSHPEVKGPGVGLLGVSKGGELCLSMASFLKGITAAVIINGSVANVGGTLHYKGETLPPVGVNRNRIKVTKDGYADIVDVLNSPLEGPDQKSFIPVERAESTFLFLVGQDDHNWKSEFYANEACKRLQAHGRRKPQIICYAGAGHYIEPPYFPLCRASLHALVGSAIIFGGEPRAHAMAQVDAWKQLQTFFHKHLGGQEGTIPAKL